The DNA segment gttacatttattacaataataataataatgtgattcTCCTTGCTGAACACATTATTCTGCCTACCTGCCAAATTCCAGTGCTTGAAGCAGGCTCTGAGAAAGGTCGCTGAAAGATGCGACACATCTTGAAGGCATCACATCGTATCTCTGTCACATTGTTAAGAAAAGCCCAAACTGCCGCCAGTGGAAAAGCGGAGGAGAAGAGATAGACATATCCAAATTGAAGAAACAACTCTAAGTAGTCATCCATTGTTCCCTGCAAAGATTGGGAGGAAAAGCCACTCATTTATACACATTAACCTACCTTATATATCATACTATTCGAAAGATACAAATGAAATCCCTTAAACTAACAATAATGGCTTATATTGAAAAATATCACACTTAGAAACAAGTGTGCTTAAACAATACCAAATATGGAAAGATGACAGAAAATgtcaagtaaaaaagaaaatggacatacaaaaaatgttacaaaatatattgacaGAAGAAGTGTATTTTAAGCAAATGCTTAACTGTCcataaatacatttcataaCATACGCTTATAGATTTAAAAGACTTTGGAACCTCTTTATACCTCATATTTGTCCATGGAACTCTCTACCACAACCTTCTTTTTCACAGAAGCATCAACATCTAAAGCTTCATCATTTTCCTGTAACACTTGTCGCTTCTTCAAGGCAATATCCAGTTGTTTGCTGCGACGATGCAGGAAAAGGAATGGCACCATAGCCTCTCGAATTTGACCGATCACTTGCTGGGTAACCAGCAGTGTGGACAGAAACTGTaaacaagaatttattttaGCAGTCTACTAATTTTTCAACATTGCCATTTGCATTCATACTTATTAATAGTCAAGTTCTAATCTAACAAGAATAACCACATCATGTTAAGTGATCAATCATTGAAGcaattgctttaaaaatagGACTTCCTCTCTTGTTCCAACAACCACAATCGTAATCACAAGCTGGCAAACATTCACAACAATTTCTGTAAAATCATTACATCTGCATATTCAAGCATTACTTACACTCTTAAGCACCGCTCTGTCTTGCAAGTAGAATGCCACATAGAATAGGCAAATGAAACAGTTAACAAAGtcaaactgcaaaaataaaagtggatgcttgcaaatgattttttaaaaattacctgAAGATATCAGAAATCCTTCATGCACACATTCCCTTCCTCCCCCAAACCAACACACTAACACAATTattataagagaaaaaaaaatgaataacttaaaattagtcacatcaatttacaACATGgtcttttggtttcttttttcttttattaaacatgatttatctgaaaataaaataaatatattttacatagcCTTACTAGTATGAGTTTCAGCACCAGGTGATTTTCGTATGATGAGTCGAGTCTATGGTTTtctaaattaaacaaaacacacaaaattaaaaagcaaacagaaaatcaAATTGAGTAATGGTCCGACGATCCCTGCAAAAATAATATTGCACAGCACTGAATAGTAGGTTCTACCTCTACAGCAGAATTCTGTCCCTAACTGGATGAAAGTTTCTTTCAAATacatcttttttcaaattaacactagtctttaaagaaaaagaagttggTCACTTACCAAAATCATTCAGCTTTTTGGCTACAATACGATAAATACTGTTCAAAATTCCAATGATCACTGCATAAATAGCAGTAGGAACAAACAGAAGCATAAAGCTGATCCATCCCTTATCCTCTTCATGCAGAGAGTCCGCCCATTTCTGCATCCAGAAGTAGAACAACATCACCAAGAAAGCCACAAAAAGACAGAGGCTAATCACAGGCACCGTGACAGCGTAGAACCTCAGTGCTCTCTTCCACTTGGGGTAGACCACTTCTGGTTTTCCAGTCACTGGATTTCTTCCTAAAGTGCCATAAAAGTTGGCTCGGGGCTCCTCAAACTTTGAGACAGCTGTGTTGATGGTGCCCCAGGAGTATGTCAGCTCTACGCAATAACGTTTCCAGGTCTCAAGAAAGATGGTGGACCAGATGAGGTTAAAAATGGCAAAAATTGCTTCTCGATAAACGCTTCGCCATGAAGTGACAAAATAAATGACGCCAATCACTGCTGGAGGTATGAGGGAAACAGTGTAAAGGCCTAAGAAGGCAAAGTAGAGAGTTATCTTCTCCCCAAAGTACTTCTGAATCTTGTCTGAAACATGGCAAAAAGCagacagcaatttttttttaacacgaaTGGCCACCTCAGCAAAACAGCTTCTTCAAAAAGATTTTCCCtcattttaaatgatttgaATACTATAAACTTCATCTATGCTGCACCATAGTTGATGTTCACACAGTGGGTAAATCAAGGTGTTTTAACAAATTtgacatgaattttttttatcgaCACACTACTTTATTCCCTAAACTCCAGTctaaacacatttcttttatatatatatatacaaattttcatgaaaatttttttttggccatGAATGACATTTCTAATGCATAATCAAAGTTAGAGCAtcaaatgcatgtatatatgtgccTGCTGCACagtaaatttattctttgtagTTTTCTGTTGACTTCTGGCGACTCACCAATAGGCTGCCGACTGAATGCTTTATGTGGCTGATACCATTCATCTCCCAGGCGTTTAAGGGCTTCACTATCATGGACAGGATAGATTTGCAGTAAAATACGCCGGCTCAAGTACTTCTTTACTGAGAGGGgccaataaaacacaaacaaaaactatgtATTCTCAAAGCCATCATCTTATATTTAATGAGAATTTCTACACTTTAGTTAATGTCTTGAAAAAATATCTTGACAAAAATTCAAGGATTTTCTTGTTAGCAAGCATCACAACCTTCTACAAGCACTGAAACAAGCTGCAGCTTACAACAAGCCTGATGCAAAGCTTTTAGATAGCCAGCAAATTGCAAAAGGAAAGGATTTCATTTCAGTATTCATTGATGTCTGGACTGCTTCTTTTCAGAAGAAACAGTTCATCTTCCTCCAAACACTGTAAACATGGATGAGAAACTGACAGCACGTTTTGGTTTACAGCTAAAGCAAAGGCAAGCTAGcacaaaaagaagcaaaattctCACTGATGCTTTTGCCAGGATAGAGCTTGATGTTCTCATAGCCTGGCACATGTTGATCTAACTCTCCAGCTCTGATATTTTCAATCTCCTTAAAGATCAGTCGCTGTTTTTCTGCCTGTGTGAAGAATGATCCCAAATCCTCTGACAGAAAGGTAACAAGAAGTTTTAAAGATGTAATTTAAACagccagaaatgtttaaaaaaatggaagtttctattttaaaaaatgggggaaaaatTAATCTCATTCCTTTTCCTATAAAAGCAGGTTCCTCCTTTATTCAAtcctataaaaaaataaaaacaaatagagaaagaagcaaaaaaagtagaaaatgaaGATCTAATCAACTCCCCCAACAGAGAAACACAccataaaatgaaaagataaagtGGAGAAAAGTGATTGAAACACATCAAACTCATACAACATGATACCaatagtaaaaaagaaagaaattgtttaaagaTTTCAAAGTACAATGACAATCCTGAAATTATATCAAATCAAAGACTAAACGGATGTGTCAGAGAGTGCCACGTCATCAAAATGAGACGTGCAGTTCTACCATCCCATTAGGTCAATCAAAAGGCAACAATTAAAGCAAACAGCTGCATACAATGAAGACCATCCGCTCCAAAGCCAGGTCAAAAAGTATCAAACAAGAACCATAATATAGCAAATGAACCTAATTCATTTAATAATACTAATTCCCATATGGAGGCAAGCTCAATGTGTTATGCATGAAAGACTACCAACAAATCAACAGTTAACCCTACAACAAACAatcaccaacaacagcaaaaggATTACTGTGGCAATCATGAACAAAGTGTatggatgaggatgaggaaTTCTTGCATGACTgcatctgaataataataataattccaaCAATTGTTGGCTTGCTGTCATTAAAAGCTAAAAGAGCAATCCCCCCCCATTTCATGTTGTCAGACAGGTGAATAACAAGAACATTTTTCCCTTACCAGACCCATCAAAGTTCTCAATGTCCTGCACTGTGACTTCCCGATGAAAACCatctttgtgtttcttcttcatctccATCATTTCAGCAGCCAGTAGAAGCCGTTCTGTGCTGGCCGTTACCAAAAGCATGGTTTCCTAGCAATACCAAAGACATCACAAACCTGAAACAGGTCTTTGCGATTACGTGAAGATgttttgacaaaagaaattgGATGAGTGGCTCTAAATGAGTCATACATTGATAACTGTGTGAGGTGCTAATGAAGAGATTTATTAATGGtttaccaataaaaataaaatctgacacATCTGCCTGATTTTTGCACCTGGGTGGAGGAGGGAAAGTAGTTTGTTGTGGAATTCGTGAaataaggtaaaggtcatcccttaTCCTTTCCAGGTCCATGGAGAGTGAGGTATTTTATTGGAACCAGTTTTATGTGAGGGCAGTCCCCATCTTCTCTCTGCCCAACCCTCTACAGAGTCGGGTACCCATATCAACTCGtggaagtttgctgcaccacGCCAGTACTGAACAGCATGCCTCTGTGTTCAGACGCCAGTGCTAACGAGTCTAACCACCTGGCTATCCACTTCCCCTCATGACTTTTGGacaaatcataatttttttcattttttttctgtaaatgccATGAGTTTGATCCATAATTGGGGAAGGTATAAGTCTGTGGatatatatgttaattattattatactaagAATAAGTTCTATATGACCACAAAGGTAAACTCCTAGCCTAAGAAAAGACTTAAAGTAGATAAGAGAGAATACTGGCAGTCAATTAAATGCACCTGGATAAGTTACAAGGTAATACAAGATGATGTACAAAGTTAACATACAGCACTGATGAAAATCTAGTGCCACTGTGCATGAAGGCTGTTTAAGAAATACTCTGGTCCACATGTCAGCAGCAAATGATTGCAAGATCATTTCCAgtttcttaaatattaatttatctAGCCACattgctttgtttatattttacaaacaacaagaaataacTAGCACTGTTTTAACAGCTATCTCATATAACTGATAATATCTAAAATAATAACACattcaacaataataaagatacTAAACTTATTGATATGatcatttaaaagtaattaacaCTCACACCTTTTTCTGGGTTACAGTGGGAAAAATTCATAGATATGCAGAAAtaagcacaaatattttaatgttcagtTTGGGTAGCATAGACGGAGAGCTGTGCTAAGCATTATTCCCACCATTTCTCAGCACTGGAGGGGTATAGCATAATATCATAAAGCCAAAAGGACCACACACAACATCAGAAACGATAATTAAATAGTATAATTCTTTTTTTGCTCTTTCTATTCTTCAGTTCTCAAACTTTTTctgcacatacacacccatGCATGTAACcatgtatgcacacataaacaccatttaatattttgatccAATATTTAGTAATACACCCCACATAAGTACACTGCATAAATACCCTCAATGAAACAAGATATTCATAACCAAATGGCAGTAATAAATGTGTTAACAAAAATTACTACAGTGTCGTAAAAAGCATCAGAGGAGCAAGTTAAGTTTTTAATAGCATCTTATCAGCAAATGAAGTTCAACTTATTTCAAGCGTTATAAATTTTAATACTACTTCCTCTATGAATGAAAACAGCATTGCAAATGACTAGTTCATGAAATTGTGTACTACTGTTAatgaaaaaaaggcaaaacaaaacatttccagCACTACACTGCATATTTTTTGAGGACTATATAACTTATAAATCATATGCTAAAAATgaagattatataaaaataatttacatatatatgtaaagcCAAAACATAATGCTCCCACCAAAGGAACAGTTTATGAACAATTTGAACAGTGCAGAATAATGTCTGACGTCTAAATGAGAGGATATGTATGCAAAAGATTGGACAACTGGTACTTGTAGCAAAAATGGACTAAAAACTGATAAGTCTAACTCTATTTCATTCATCTACTTCTAACACAGTAAAGGGAGTGGTGGAAGACCATACAGAATATTAATGGTATGGATCACAGGAGGGCTGTCATTTCAAGAGGCCCTCATCGAGCACAGATGGTGATGAAACTTCAAAGGTATCAAACCAGCTAGTGTGCACACTAGCCTTGGATGATTGTTCTCGAGCCACTTGGCTATCCACTTCACACTGGAGCCTACAGATCTATGATTTACATACTTTATCTGTAGAATAAGATATTAAAATGCGTATGCTTGATTAAAAAACCACACATAAAACCCCACGGAACAACATGCTTGGAAAAAAATGCTTCCCACTCATGGTTGGAACAGATGTTCATGCAACATGACACTCATTTCATGATAACACAGTATCATGCTCAACTTTCTGTTCACTCTTGGAGCTAGTAAATCCCAACAGCAAGCAACTCACTCTACCTAAAgcactgtatatataaaataattgatCAGTGGAATAATGTGTCAGTTCTGAGGGCCTTACAACAAAACAGCTTGCATCTCTACGTTTTAGCAATGGCTTACCACAGCAGGCTCCTCATGATTGTCCTGAAATAGTTATCTGTATTAGCCTGGTTCTTTTACAATCTATTTGACAATCACTAAATATCAAGATTTTCTGACCGCTTCAGAAGATTGAAGAAATATATtacattatatacaaattaaacaaaccaaaaaacataTCTATTATAACCTCTTTTATTATCTCTCATGTCCATGTTGAATTTACAAGCCGACATCCATAGGACTATTAATTACCAAAGTAATTAAGATTCTATTCTGAAAGATCCatgacaaaataaatgacaatgaaaCTGTGAGTTTTactacataataataatgattattctATTTTTGAGTGCAAGAAAGTATGTTTACATACTTATGATAAATGATGCCATCaagcaacaaaaagaacatATAATGCTAAATTGGCACAAATTcttatgtgcatgtgcatacataaatgtgcgcgtgtacacacatacacaaagtgaGGGCAGAAATATATCAATATTATCAAGGGAAAATACAACTATCACCTTTTATTACATGTTATTATCTTGGAATGGCAACTTTTCACAAGTTCTGAATGGGCAAATCATGCCCATAACAGAACTAGAAAGGAAGTCATAGCAACAGTGGGAAGAACCCACGAAccattttcattctgttttcttcctgAAAAAGGACATCTggaagaaatttaatttttttcatttgaattaaCCCCAGACTACAatttttcaaacagaaataaaattgtattataATATGTGCATCAACAAATAGAAGCATATGGAAGAAGCATATAtctatgtaaataaattatttttatgctcATGTTTTGAAAGactatttatgttttgt comes from the Pomacea canaliculata isolate SZHN2017 linkage group LG12, ASM307304v1, whole genome shotgun sequence genome and includes:
- the LOC112577111 gene encoding anoctamin-10-like isoform X2 — translated: MEAQNIYHADKNHSDPAGLFEPLVVLEFSATAKRSSVEWLLAKLQALKTDGGADLAVRTLYIEHSSETMLLVTASTERLLLAAEMMEMKKKHKDGFHREVTVQDIENFDGSEDLGSFFTQAEKQRLIFKEIENIRAGELDQHVPGYENIKLYPGKSIIKKYLSRRILLQIYPVHDSEALKRLGDEWYQPHKAFSRQPIDKIQKYFGEKITLYFAFLGLYTVSLIPPAVIGVIYFVTSWRSVYREAIFAIFNLIWSTIFLETWKRYCVELTYSWGTINTAVSKFEEPRANFYGTLGRNPVTGKPEVVYPKWKRALRFYAVTVPVISLCLFVAFLVMLFYFWMQKWADSLHEEDKGWISFMLLFVPTAIYAVIIGILNSIYRIVAKKLNDFENHRLDSSYENHLVLKLILFDFVNCFICLFYVAFYLQDRAVLKSFLSTLLVTQQVIGQIREAMVPFLFLHRRSKQLDIALKKRQVLQENDEALDVDASVKKKVVVESSMDKYEGTMDDYLELFLQFGYVYLFSSAFPLAAVWAFLNNVTEIRCDAFKMCRIFQRPFSEPASSTGIWQIAFEVIGVISVLTNCALIGMDPEVQKLLPSDITAINMVLIFVGVEHIVLAIKMAISYFIPDVPRWVEVNLAKMEYETKQALLKERIATAARKKQMLRIFKRPARDTMQ
- the LOC112577111 gene encoding anoctamin-10-like isoform X1; this translates as MEAQNIYHADKNHSDPAGLFEPLVVLEFSATAKRSSVEWLLAKLQALKTDGGADLAVRTLYIEHSSDNHEEPAVETMLLVTASTERLLLAAEMMEMKKKHKDGFHREVTVQDIENFDGSEDLGSFFTQAEKQRLIFKEIENIRAGELDQHVPGYENIKLYPGKSIIKKYLSRRILLQIYPVHDSEALKRLGDEWYQPHKAFSRQPIDKIQKYFGEKITLYFAFLGLYTVSLIPPAVIGVIYFVTSWRSVYREAIFAIFNLIWSTIFLETWKRYCVELTYSWGTINTAVSKFEEPRANFYGTLGRNPVTGKPEVVYPKWKRALRFYAVTVPVISLCLFVAFLVMLFYFWMQKWADSLHEEDKGWISFMLLFVPTAIYAVIIGILNSIYRIVAKKLNDFENHRLDSSYENHLVLKLILFDFVNCFICLFYVAFYLQDRAVLKSFLSTLLVTQQVIGQIREAMVPFLFLHRRSKQLDIALKKRQVLQENDEALDVDASVKKKVVVESSMDKYEGTMDDYLELFLQFGYVYLFSSAFPLAAVWAFLNNVTEIRCDAFKMCRIFQRPFSEPASSTGIWQIAFEVIGVISVLTNCALIGMDPEVQKLLPSDITAINMVLIFVGVEHIVLAIKMAISYFIPDVPRWVEVNLAKMEYETKQALLKERIATAARKKQMLRIFKRPARDTMQ
- the LOC112577111 gene encoding anoctamin-10-like isoform X3; amino-acid sequence: MEAQNIYHADKNHSDPAGLFEPLVVLEFSATAKRSSVEWLLAKLQALKTDGGADLAVRTLYIEHSSDNHEEPAVETMLLVTASTERLLLAAEMMEMKKKHKDGFHREVTVQDIENFDGSVKKYLSRRILLQIYPVHDSEALKRLGDEWYQPHKAFSRQPIDKIQKYFGEKITLYFAFLGLYTVSLIPPAVIGVIYFVTSWRSVYREAIFAIFNLIWSTIFLETWKRYCVELTYSWGTINTAVSKFEEPRANFYGTLGRNPVTGKPEVVYPKWKRALRFYAVTVPVISLCLFVAFLVMLFYFWMQKWADSLHEEDKGWISFMLLFVPTAIYAVIIGILNSIYRIVAKKLNDFENHRLDSSYENHLVLKLILFDFVNCFICLFYVAFYLQDRAVLKSFLSTLLVTQQVIGQIREAMVPFLFLHRRSKQLDIALKKRQVLQENDEALDVDASVKKKVVVESSMDKYEGTMDDYLELFLQFGYVYLFSSAFPLAAVWAFLNNVTEIRCDAFKMCRIFQRPFSEPASSTGIWQIAFEVIGVISVLTNCALIGMDPEVQKLLPSDITAINMVLIFVGVEHIVLAIKMAISYFIPDVPRWVEVNLAKMEYETKQALLKERIATAARKKQMLRIFKRPARDTMQ